GTAGCAGAAATATGAGCTTCTCCCGTTGATTCAACGATAACTTTACGTTTTTTTGCAGTTGCTTTAGCCATATTACTTATTATTTAGTTGCTTTTTTCTTGTTAGCAACAGTTTTTCTTTTACCTTTTCTTGTTCTAGAGTTGTTTTTAGTTCTTTGTCCTCTTAACGGAAGACCAGATCTATGACGAATACCTCTGTAACAACCAATATCCATCAAACGTTTGATGTTCAAAGAAACTTCAGAACGTAATTCTCCTTCAATTTTGTAAAATGATACAGCATCACGAATTGCTCCGATCTCATCATCATTCCAATCTTGAACTTTTTTATCTTGGCTAACTTGAGCTTTTTCTAAAATCTCAATAGCTCTACTTCTTCCTAATCCAAAGATATAGGTAAGTGCTATAACACCTCTTTTATTTTTTGGGATATCTACCCCTGCTATTCTTGCCATAATTATCCTTGTCTTTGTTTAAAT
This genomic window from Flavobacterium sp. 9 contains:
- the rpsM gene encoding 30S ribosomal protein S13: MARIAGVDIPKNKRGVIALTYIFGLGRSRAIEILEKAQVSQDKKVQDWNDDEIGAIRDAVSFYKIEGELRSEVSLNIKRLMDIGCYRGIRHRSGLPLRGQRTKNNSRTRKGKRKTVANKKKATK